In one window of Verrucomicrobiota bacterium JB022 DNA:
- a CDS encoding methyl-accepting chemotaxis protein codes for MPLKLRLSLRNRMLLFIGGAVIATFTATVSIVAMRTADYARDSSLDLARQMASTEAARITDEIRQAAATARGVASMLGGLHESGQVPDRETIHQMIRRMLADNPKVMDVWAIAEPNALDGRDAEYVGQLGSDPDGRFAPLWVRGDTIQLDVCKAHRKPAPDSDFYMRPLKSGGEVLMQPIVYPIQGKNIMVVSYCVPIRSGEKIIGVAGVDFAMDQFQEMVAAIQHGEGGYGFLVAANGLLVSYPEQEAWGQQAAQFVDLDTLQSRLAEGTPLNEKTTSELDGSKAFATGLPVVHDGGAPWMLCVVTPESHALAEATAIRNLCIAIGAAACLLVLILIWLMANRIAAPLTALSVQMHRFAEQLTRTGKEVLTAGNTMAQGATESAAAIEETSASVEEITSMVKRNAENSTSVDHAMGNTAELVASTTSSMQHLSESMAQITEVSRQTQRIVKTIDEIAFQTNLLALNAAVEAARAGSAGAGFAVVANEVRSLAQRAAEAARDTSSLIEGSVSKISKAAEVASQTESEFQEVEVAARQVTVLIKEIAQASSEQRNGISEIAKAMHELSGVVQQNAAVAEESAATAQEMESQASSLQQFARDLALMIRGTHPDDASPRDEAAGEPFGFNGHTRAKNDSRILVSLEGAKN; via the coding sequence ATGCCGCTGAAATTACGTTTGAGCCTTCGGAACCGCATGCTTCTCTTCATTGGCGGTGCCGTCATTGCAACCTTCACGGCAACCGTTTCCATTGTGGCGATGCGGACTGCCGATTACGCCCGGGATAGTTCCTTGGATCTAGCACGGCAGATGGCCTCGACCGAGGCTGCACGCATTACCGACGAGATCCGGCAGGCGGCAGCCACCGCTCGCGGCGTTGCGTCCATGCTCGGCGGTCTGCATGAGAGCGGGCAAGTGCCCGACCGCGAGACAATCCACCAGATGATCCGGCGCATGCTGGCAGACAATCCAAAGGTGATGGACGTTTGGGCTATTGCAGAACCAAATGCGCTCGACGGCCGCGATGCGGAGTACGTAGGCCAATTGGGGAGCGATCCAGACGGGCGTTTTGCTCCGCTTTGGGTCCGCGGCGATACAATCCAGCTCGATGTCTGCAAGGCTCATCGTAAGCCTGCTCCCGACAGCGATTTTTACATGCGACCCTTGAAGTCGGGGGGCGAGGTCCTGATGCAGCCGATCGTCTACCCGATTCAGGGCAAGAACATCATGGTCGTCAGCTACTGCGTTCCGATCCGTTCGGGCGAGAAGATCATTGGAGTCGCCGGGGTAGATTTTGCGATGGATCAGTTTCAGGAGATGGTCGCCGCGATCCAGCACGGGGAGGGTGGCTACGGCTTCCTCGTGGCGGCGAATGGCCTGTTGGTTTCGTATCCTGAGCAGGAGGCCTGGGGCCAGCAGGCGGCACAGTTTGTAGACCTCGACACGCTTCAGTCGCGGCTGGCAGAAGGAACGCCGCTCAATGAAAAGACCACGTCGGAGCTGGACGGTTCGAAGGCTTTCGCTACGGGCCTGCCCGTGGTTCACGACGGCGGTGCGCCTTGGATGCTGTGCGTGGTGACGCCTGAGTCTCATGCCTTGGCCGAAGCTACCGCGATCCGCAATCTGTGCATCGCGATTGGCGCAGCGGCGTGCCTGCTGGTGTTGATCCTCATCTGGCTGATGGCGAACCGAATCGCGGCGCCGCTCACCGCACTGTCGGTTCAGATGCACCGTTTTGCCGAGCAGCTAACCCGGACAGGCAAGGAAGTCCTGACCGCCGGAAATACGATGGCTCAAGGGGCGACTGAGTCTGCCGCTGCGATTGAAGAGACTAGCGCGTCGGTCGAAGAAATTACCTCGATGGTCAAGCGCAACGCCGAGAACTCGACGTCGGTGGACCACGCAATGGGCAATACGGCAGAGTTGGTGGCGAGCACGACGTCTAGTATGCAGCACCTTTCCGAGTCGATGGCCCAGATCACCGAAGTCAGCCGCCAGACGCAGCGCATCGTCAAGACGATCGATGAAATAGCCTTTCAGACTAATCTGCTCGCGCTGAATGCAGCGGTGGAAGCGGCTCGTGCGGGTAGCGCTGGGGCCGGTTTTGCGGTGGTGGCCAATGAAGTGCGCAGTCTTGCCCAGCGGGCGGCGGAGGCTGCTCGCGACACTTCCAGCCTGATCGAAGGCAGCGTCAGCAAGATCAGCAAGGCCGCTGAAGTAGCGAGCCAGACCGAGAGCGAGTTCCAGGAAGTGGAGGTGGCCGCTCGTCAGGTGACAGTGTTGATCAAGGAGATTGCACAGGCGTCGTCCGAGCAGAGAAACGGCATTTCGGAGATTGCTAAGGCGATGCACGAGTTGAGCGGCGTCGTGCAACAGAATGCCGCGGTAGCCGAAGAATCGGCTGCCACCGCACAGGAGATGGAATCTCAAGCCTCCAGCCTGCAGCAGTTCGCGCGAGACCTTGCCCTCATGATCCGCGGGACCCATCCGGATGACGCTTCGCCACGCGATGAGGCGGCTGGCGAACCCTTTGGGTTTAATGGCCATACCAGGGCGAAAAACGACTCGCGGATTTTAGTCTCACTGGAAGGCGCCAAAAACTAG
- a CDS encoding 3-ketoacyl-ACP reductase, translating to MARTALITGGSRGIGFGIAQALAAEGWNLVINGMRPEDGVQEPLEALRAQGVQVAYARGDIGSAEGRNAILEVARKAAGGSLNLLVNNAGVAPKVRADLLETTEESYDYVVNTNLRGVFFLSQAVANDMVKAKQADPSFSATIVNVSSISATVVSINRGEYCVAKAGLSMVTQLFATRLGSEGIPVYEVRPGVIKTDMTSGVTAKYDKLIEEGLCVQPRWGFPEDIAKSVASLARGDFPFSTGQVIMVDGGLTIPRL from the coding sequence ATGGCCCGCACCGCACTCATTACCGGAGGCTCGCGCGGCATCGGCTTCGGCATTGCCCAGGCTCTTGCCGCCGAGGGCTGGAACCTCGTTATCAACGGCATGCGCCCCGAAGATGGGGTGCAGGAGCCGCTTGAAGCCCTGCGCGCCCAAGGTGTCCAGGTGGCCTATGCCCGGGGCGACATCGGCTCGGCCGAAGGGCGCAACGCCATCCTCGAAGTGGCGCGCAAGGCCGCCGGGGGTTCGCTCAACCTGCTCGTCAACAACGCCGGCGTGGCCCCCAAAGTCCGTGCCGACCTGCTGGAGACGACCGAGGAGAGCTACGACTATGTCGTGAACACCAACCTGCGCGGGGTCTTCTTCCTCTCGCAGGCGGTCGCCAACGACATGGTCAAGGCGAAGCAGGCCGACCCCAGCTTCAGCGCCACGATCGTCAACGTGTCGTCGATCTCCGCCACTGTCGTGAGCATCAACCGCGGCGAATACTGTGTCGCCAAGGCCGGGCTCTCGATGGTCACGCAGCTCTTCGCGACTCGCCTCGGCTCCGAAGGCATCCCCGTCTACGAAGTGCGCCCCGGCGTAATCAAGACGGACATGACCTCCGGCGTCACCGCGAAATACGACAAGCTGATTGAAGAAGGCCTTTGCGTGCAGCCGCGTTGGGGCTTCCCGGAAGACATCGCCAAATCCGTCGCCAGCCTCGCCCGGGGTGACTTCCCGTTCTCGACCGGCCAGGTGATCATGGTCGATGGCGGCCTGACGATTCCGCGCCTTTAG